The Aphelocoma coerulescens isolate FSJ_1873_10779 chromosome 14, UR_Acoe_1.0, whole genome shotgun sequence genome has a window encoding:
- the LYRM1 gene encoding LYR motif-containing protein 1 gives MTPATRQEVLGLYRKVLQIAKTWQSASGQIEETMREKEYIRNEARTLFRKNKNVTDPKLIKQCMEECEARIEIGLHYNIPYPRPIHLPPMGLAHKQGRTLRHQEKLRKISKPIYLKSHDEVS, from the exons ATGACACCAGCAACTCGACAAGAAGTTCTTGGCCTTTACCGCAAGGTTTTGCAAATAGCCAAAACCTGGCAGTCGGCATCAGGACAGATAGAGGAAACCATGAGAGAGAAAGAGTACATTAGAAATGAAGCCAGAACATTATTCCgaaaaaacaaaaat GTAACAGATCCAAAGCTGATTAAGCAGTGCATGGAAGAATGTGAGGCAAGAATAGAAATTGGACTTCACTATAACATCCCCTACCCGAGACCT atcCATCTGCCTCCTATGGGCCTTGCCCATAAACAAGGCCGTACATTGCGACACCAGGAAAAGTTAAGGAAGATTTCTAAGCCAATATACCTGAAATCCCATGATGAAGTTTCATAA